The Anolis carolinensis isolate JA03-04 chromosome 1, rAnoCar3.1.pri, whole genome shotgun sequence genome window below encodes:
- the LOC134295352 gene encoding uncharacterized protein LOC134295352, protein MSMQFQDDTDGIPPSEAESRNERPQRIKHPSAKMLAHLIDEKELLHVRLGSAWERIVTLMDRIESLGITRVPAILQTDLEEAFGLWRGLVSKIVQVLERINAKDSELEIGSVLADTNEKENRVRAILASLCSHETNLLKSPAVALSLKSNRSSQVSKLRERASSKHSHSSKSSAAGSAISSLAALHIKEAARLELKSKVAGAEADAKAADLTLPFKEEEQRLQIEQARRQSEMQMEQARRQSEMQMEQAQRQSEMQIEQARRQSEMQIEQARIEMLRIKMDAAAKRVRAETLAKALIEPLTEENVSQLPIQDPSAKVFAHLGSMYSQFSDEEQGDFSPYPEQGPKVTFEFPAEQSVIAGSSPLLELPVPPAKTLGQSIRASRPSASWPLQTAAQGTIDSSVVDVIPPRGQRLTQGTRWESTPQQQTPQLFPSTPESQLVSIIRSPRRDLKDKGVEKFSDKPEEFLLWKATFQRAIRDLKLLPEEELTLLAAWLGPASSSQVKKIYAAHVADPDKALEKAWARLQQRYGASTEIEASLMDKLQRFPALKLKDFKLLWDLSDLLAELESAKENPELPGLKCLDQHLSQRQILTKLPFTLQERWGQEVFNYKEAHSQAYPPFSHLVQFITRAARERNDPQTGLPTLYQGTQPEKAPEVDKKPPREANRPVSVKAVETQHKTDEPRSEVKELLCPIHQKPHSLANCREFSRKTYKERQQLVQKQGICFRCCGATPHFASNCKENIKCEKCNSLKHCTAMHNSNIISHPKENASPKEKSAVEDTDKPAAPEMQVEVSAVACTELCSDSHQYRVCHPICLADVYPAKSPWLRKRLYVALDSQSDASLATPEFFRMFDLKTKMVDYTMTTCAGKKKLQGRIASGFVVSSCDQKRQFKLPDLIECSSIPRNKKQIVTREVVEAHPHLRRLKNAIPAFRPDVDIALLLGSDCPSLFCVNDQVKGPPGAPIAQQLPLGWTVTGPVCINKMHPPSSLDSNQAQVLKGGRPTLVRSCLSHISVYCQAITPEYSSIFKVSERDEATALSKDEQRFSDIMNAQVSRSAEVKACKSTTEIKMGQRSCLERHHFERFSEWHSLLRAVARLIHRLVCKDSQPLQVQDMLKAKGVIFRSVQRHEFSLEIARLEQGLDTPSRSFLRELNPFLDKEGILRVGGRLAKAKLKVCTKNPIIVPPNSHIALLLVRHYHEKIHHQGRTLTEAALRNEGLWVVNAKRLVNSCIFKCVKCRRLRRNCQSQLMAELPQDKTLTDPPFSHVGIDVFGPWEIVTRKTRGGVVNNKRWAVLFTCLSKRTVYIEDVEGMDTSSFLNALKRFIALRGPIKSIRSDCGTNFACTDLSQPLLEEVEGRILKPASNQKTLANPKGQCQGGKPCVAKGQRLAPLCLAYGHYTKDLSLP, encoded by the coding sequence atgtctatgcaatttcaagatgatacagatggtatacctccttctgaggctgaaagtaggaatgaaaggccccaaaggataaagcacccttcagccaagatgctagcccatctaatagatgaaaaggagctcctccatgtgaggttaggttcggcatgggagcgaattgtaacattaatggacagaatagagagcttgggtatcacaagagtgccagccatattacagacagacctcgaagaagccttcggtctttggaggggtttagtgtctaagatagtccaggtcctcgagcgcattaacgccaaggattcagagttagaaatagggagtgttttagctgacactaatgagaaagaaaatagggtgagggcaatcctagcttccttatgcagccatgagaccaatcttttgaaatcacctgctgtggcacttagtcttaagtccaaccgctctagccaggtatctaaactaagggagcgtgcatcgtctaaacacagccactctagcaagtcttctgctgctgggagtgccatctcttccctagctgccttgcacattaaggaggctgcacgtctggagctaaagagcaaggtagcgggggcggaggctgatgctaaggcagctgatctcacccttccctttaaagaagaagagcaacgactgcaaatagaacaggcccgtagacaaagcgaaatgcaaatggaacaggcccgtagacaaagcgaaatgcaaatggaacaggcccaaagacaaagcgaaatgcaaatagaacaggcccgtagacaaagcgaaatgcaaatagaacaggctcgtatagagatgcttagaataaagatggatgccgcagccaaaagggtaagggctgagactttggccaaggccctaattgagccactcacagaagaaaatgtaagccagttaccaatacaggacccttctgccaaagtgtttgcgcaccttggcagcatgtacagtcagttttcggatgaggaacagggagacttctctccttacccagagcagggccccaaagtcacttttgagtttcctgcagagcagagcgtcatagcggggagctcacccttgctcgagctacctgtgcctcctgctaaaaccctaggtcagtcaatcagggcctcaaggccgagtgctagttggcccctacagacagctgcacagggaaccatcgattcgtcagtggtcgatgtcatccctccaagaggccaaaggttgacgcaaggtacacggtgggagtccactccacaacagcaaactcctcaattgttcccttcgacgccggagtcccagcttgtctccatcatcagaagccccagaagagatcttaaggacaagggtgtcgaaaagttttcggacaagcctgaggaatttcttctctggaaggccaccttccagagagcaatcagagacttaaagttattgcctgaggaagaactgactcttctggctgcatggttgggcccagcctcatcctcacaagttaagaagatctacgcagcccacgtagccgatcccgacaaagccctggaaaaggcctgggccaggttgcagcagaggtatggggccagtacagagattgaagcatctcttatggacaagctccaaaggttcccagctttaaaactcaaagacttcaaactcttgtgggacctcagcgatctccttgcggaattagagtcggccaaggagaatccagaactgcccggtttgaagtgcctcgatcagcacctgtcccagaggcagatcttgaccaagctgcccttcactttgcaagaacgctggggacaggaggtcttcaactacaaggaggcccactcccaggcataccctccattttctcatttggtccagttcatcaccagggcagccagagaaaggaatgatccacagacgggcctccccaccttataccaagggacccagccagagaaggcacctgaagtggacaagaaaccacctagagaggccaatagacctgtcagcgtaaaggcagtcgaaactcaacataagactgacgaacccaggtcggaggtaaaggagttgctttgccctattcaccaaaagcctcacagcttggccaactgcagggagtttagtagaaagacatacaaagaaaggcaacagctagttcaaaagcagggaatctgctttagatgctgtggagcaactccacactttgcatccaactgcaaagaaaacatcaagtgtgagaaatgcaacagcctcaagcattgcaccgcaatgcacaactccaatatcatctcccaccccaaagagaacgcttcaccaaaagaaaagtcagcagtcgaagacaccgacaagccagccgcaccagagatgcaggtggaagtttcagcagtcgcctgtacagagctgtgttctgactcgcaccagtacagagtttgtcatcctatctgcctagcggatgtatatccagccaagagcccttggcttagaaagagactctatgtggccctggattcacagagcgacgcctctctggctactccagagttcttccgcatgtttgaccttaaaaccaagatggtcgactacactatgactacgtgtgcaggaaaaaagaagttgcagggtcgcatagcatctggctttgttgtctcctcttgcgaccagaagagacagttcaagttgccagacctgattgagtgttcctccatccctcggaacaaaaaacaaattgtaactagagaagttgtggaggctcatccacatttgcgacggttaaagaatgctataccagcctttcggccagatgtggacattgcccttttgcttggctcggactgcccgagcttgttctgtgtgaacgaccaagttaaaggaccccCAGGTGCACccatcgcacaacaattgccactaggctggacagttacaggcccagtgtgcataaacaagatgcacccaccatcgtcgttggactccaatcaagcacaggtgcttaaaggtggacgtcctacacttgtgcgcagttgcctaagtcacatctcagtctactgccaagcaataactccagagtattcctccatcttcaaagtctctgagagagacgaagccacagcgctctcgaaagatgagcaaaggttttcggacattatgaatgctcaagtctcacgaagtgcagaggtgaaagcctgcaaatcaaccacagaaatcaagatgggccaaagatcttgtctggaacgacaccattttgaacgtttttcggaatggcacagtcttcttagagcagttgctaggcttatacatcgcttagtctgcaaagatagtcagcctttgcaagttcaggacatgttgaaggctaagggagtaatattcaggtcagttcagaggcatgagtttagtctagaaatagccaggttagaacaagggcttgacacccccagccggagtttcttgcgtgagttaaacccatttctagacaaggagggcattttaagagtgggagggaggttagctaaggctaaactcaaagtgtgtacaaagaaccccatcattgtaccccccaatagccatattgctttgttgttggttcgtcactaccatgagaaaatccatcatcagggtagaactctaactgaggcagcccttagaaatgaaggtctgtgggtagttaatgccaaaaggttggtcaacagttgtatttttaagtgtgtcaaatgtcggcgactcagacgtaactgtcaaagtcagttaatggcagaactacctcaggataagactttgacagacccacccttttcccatgtgggaatcgatgtgtttggtccttgggaaattgttaccagaaaaaccaggggtggtgttgtaaataataaaagatgggcggttttgtttacttgtttgtcaaaacgaactgtctatattgaggatgtagagggaatggacacttcatcatttttaaatgcattgaaaaggttcatagccctcagagggccaattaagtcaattcgatcggactgtggcaccaattttgcatgtacagaccttagccaaccacttctggaagaggtggaaggccgaatacttaagccagcttccaaccagaagactctggcaaaccccaaaggacaatgccaaggtgggaaaccttgtgttgccaaaggacaaagacttgccccgctatgcctggcctatgggcattatactaaagacctttccttgccctga